Proteins encoded in a region of the Clostridium butyricum genome:
- the bsh gene encoding choloylglycine hydrolase, producing the protein MCTALSIKADNGENFFGRNMDLAYEFNQCPMIIPRNYEIENKVTGEYLSNKYAIMAMGTIIDNHPALADGMNEKGLACAGLNFTGYGYFEEKPVEGKINIAPYDFIGWILSNHSTVDEVREELSNLELVNVPINDKTPVSILHWMITDKSGKSIVVEKTKDKFAVYDNPVGVMTNNPTFDWHLTNLNEYVKLSPDNPSDTSWSDKKLSPLGIGAGTLGIPGDFASVSRFVRIAYIRANMPSIENDIKAITQFFHMLDYVKMVKGGVITPDGLEDLTLYSSCMDQEKGIYYYKNYNNSRINAVDMNKEDLNAKEIKKFEYLTNQDINYQN; encoded by the coding sequence ATGTGTACAGCATTAAGTATTAAAGCAGATAATGGAGAGAATTTTTTTGGGAGAAATATGGATCTTGCATATGAGTTTAATCAATGTCCAATGATTATTCCAAGAAATTATGAAATTGAAAATAAAGTTACTGGGGAATATCTATCTAATAAATATGCGATTATGGCGATGGGAACTATAATTGATAATCATCCAGCATTAGCAGATGGTATGAATGAAAAAGGCTTAGCATGTGCAGGCTTGAATTTTACTGGATATGGTTATTTTGAAGAAAAACCAGTAGAGGGAAAAATAAATATAGCACCATATGACTTTATAGGATGGATTTTATCTAATCATTCTACAGTAGATGAAGTTAGAGAAGAACTTAGTAATCTAGAATTAGTTAATGTGCCTATTAATGATAAAACACCAGTATCAATACTTCACTGGATGATTACTGATAAAAGTGGTAAATCAATAGTAGTTGAAAAAACAAAGGATAAATTTGCAGTTTATGATAATCCTGTAGGAGTAATGACTAATAATCCAACCTTTGATTGGCATTTAACAAATTTAAATGAGTATGTAAAGTTAAGTCCCGATAATCCTAGTGATACTAGCTGGAGTGATAAAAAATTATCACCATTAGGTATCGGAGCTGGGACTTTAGGGATTCCAGGAGATTTTGCTTCAGTTTCAAGATTTGTAAGGATTGCATATATTAGAGCTAATATGCCATCTATAGAAAATGATATAAAAGCTATAACTCAGTTTTTCCATATGCTTGATTATGTGAAGATGGTTAAGGGTGGCGTTATTACACCTGATGGTTTAGAAGATTTAACTCTTTATTCTTCTTGTATGGATCAAGAAAAAGGTATATATTATTATAAAAATTATAACAATAGCAGAATAAATGCCGTAGATATGAACAAAGAAGATTTAAATGCTAAAGAAATCAAGAAGTTTGAGTATTTAACAAACCAAGATATTAATTATCAAAATTAA
- a CDS encoding GNAT family N-acetyltransferase, with product MSIYIETERLILREFTLNDVEELHSICSQSYILKWMPDWKRTVAERKEWISWVQNNYLNPTKDVARIMIAVTLKSNKQLIGMVGIGNKEEVNNEIEIAYFISEEYSNKGYISEASKAMTEWAFTNLKLDYLIAIVETDNIPSQRVVEKCGFSKMNTKMILNSGDTEEKPFYYYRIYNKIH from the coding sequence ATGAGTATTTATATTGAAACTGAAAGGCTTATATTAAGAGAATTTACTTTAAATGATGTGGAAGAATTACATTCTATTTGCAGTCAATCGTATATATTAAAATGGATGCCTGATTGGAAAAGAACAGTTGCAGAAAGAAAGGAATGGATAAGTTGGGTTCAAAATAATTATTTGAACCCAACAAAAGATGTTGCAAGAATAATGATTGCAGTTACTCTTAAATCCAATAAGCAACTTATAGGCATGGTAGGTATTGGAAATAAGGAGGAAGTAAATAATGAAATAGAAATAGCATACTTTATTTCAGAGGAATATAGTAATAAGGGATACATAAGTGAGGCTTCAAAGGCAATGACAGAGTGGGCGTTTACTAATTTAAAACTTGATTATCTAATAGCTATTGTTGAAACTGATAATATACCATCCCAAAGGGTAGTTGAAAAATGTGGATTTAGTAAAATGAATACCAAAATGATTTTAAATAGTGGAGACACCGAAGAAAAGCCATTTTATTATTATCGGATATATAACAAAATACATTGA
- a CDS encoding 2'-5' RNA ligase family protein, producing MKHITTSEVNEHLKKILDGIRPFRLTLQEIVKVDNPLGMYLFLDIKQGNKEIKKMNLKLYTGILQIYKPTWLNQETFMPHMTIGNFTSREDLNIAFKDTELIKESFSTIVDKISVEIIDENEDSIIEMEIDLRDE from the coding sequence GTGAAACATATTACAACAAGTGAAGTTAACGAACATTTAAAAAAAATTCTTGATGGAATAAGGCCATTTAGGCTAACTTTACAGGAAATAGTTAAAGTTGATAATCCTTTAGGAATGTATCTATTTTTAGATATAAAGCAAGGTAATAAAGAAATAAAGAAAATGAATTTGAAGTTATACACAGGAATTTTACAAATATATAAGCCTACTTGGTTAAATCAAGAAACATTTATGCCTCATATGACAATAGGCAATTTTACTTCTAGAGAAGATTTAAATATAGCATTTAAAGATACGGAACTTATAAAAGAAAGTTTCAGCACAATAGTAGATAAAATTTCTGTTGAAATTATTGATGAAAACGAAGATTCTATTATTGAGATGGAAATAGATTTAAGGGATGAATAA
- a CDS encoding GNAT family N-acetyltransferase: MKYSRTIILKNKKQCLIRNCEAADAKAVYDNFNLTHGQTEFLLSYPDENSFDVEQERQFLIEKENSDNEIEICAFTDDKIVGTAGIEAIGHKDKVKHRAELGISIEKVYWGLGIGRALIEACIECAKKAGYVQLELNVVAYNIAAILLYKSVGFVEYGRNPKGFCSRTVGWQEVVLMRLELD; this comes from the coding sequence ATGAAATACAGTAGGACTATTATATTAAAAAATAAAAAACAATGCCTGATTAGAAACTGCGAAGCAGCGGATGCAAAGGCAGTATATGATAATTTTAATTTAACACATGGACAAACAGAGTTTTTGCTCTCTTATCCTGATGAAAATAGTTTTGATGTAGAACAAGAAAGGCAATTTCTAATTGAAAAGGAAAACAGTGATAATGAAATTGAAATCTGTGCTTTTACAGATGATAAAATTGTTGGAACTGCTGGAATTGAAGCTATTGGACATAAAGATAAAGTTAAGCATCGTGCAGAACTGGGTATCAGCATAGAGAAAGTTTACTGGGGATTGGGCATAGGTCGTGCATTAATAGAAGCTTGTATTGAGTGCGCCAAAAAAGCAGGTTATGTCCAATTGGAGTTGAATGTTGTAGCTTACAATATAGCAGCAATTTTATTATATAAAAGCGTAGGATTTGTAGAATATGGGCGGAACCCAAAAGGGTTTTGTTCTCGTACTGTTGGTTGGCAGGAAGTAGTTCTTATGCGGTTAGAACTTGATTGA
- a CDS encoding GNAT family N-acetyltransferase gives MKIEINDLIIRNFELSDEEDLCEYMLQRVNAKFEAYPDFTCQKAKKEIEVRVKSDEFYAIELKKEHKVIGNIYLGNRSFNTRELGYVLNEKYQHKGYGSDASKAAIEYMFNQGVHRIYAECAPQNIPSWKLMEKIGMIREAHFRKNVSFHQDEKGCPIYWDTYVYAILNPYK, from the coding sequence ATGAAAATTGAGATAAATGATTTAATTATCCGTAATTTTGAGTTGAGTGATGAAGAGGATTTGTGTGAATATATGTTACAGAGAGTTAATGCTAAATTTGAGGCATATCCAGATTTCACTTGCCAGAAAGCAAAGAAAGAGATTGAAGTTAGGGTAAAAAGTGATGAATTCTACGCAATTGAGTTGAAAAAAGAGCATAAGGTTATTGGAAATATTTATTTAGGAAATAGAAGTTTTAATACAAGAGAGCTTGGATATGTATTAAATGAGAAATATCAGCATAAGGGATATGGAAGCGATGCCAGCAAAGCAGCTATAGAATATATGTTTAATCAAGGCGTTCATCGAATTTATGCAGAATGTGCTCCTCAAAACATACCTTCATGGAAGTTAATGGAGAAGATTGGAATGATACGTGAAGCACATTTTAGGAAAAATGTTTCTTTCCATCAAGATGAGAAAGGATGTCCTATATATTGGGATACATATGTATATGCAATATTAAATCCATATAAGTAG
- a CDS encoding helicase C-terminal domain-containing protein, whose translation MSEELKSILDNVIYLDIETTGLDETSSEIIEIGAIKFKDNTITTFETLIRPRGRVPIGIYNLCTGLSKEELYSAPSLGNVRESLSQFLEDLPLICHNGNFEKKFFRYHLPQIKNTIMDSMELAAILEPYHKEYNLNALMKTVTDMNKNEIHRGLDDSINTLKVVNSLLCRLWSSEEKKGKKRTLYENINKYYPYLKKWSWNKHLLKPPFFIYDDYDYVSYKDKKENETFLEPLKIDYKKYEELLKDEKIWNNGGDFGYTYRKNQLEFSKKIRENYEKGERIFIEAPTGSGKTFAYVIIAAIGTYLNSLKKRKDDASFIISTNTKELQNQLIERDIPNILKKLCLYDKLKFGAMKGKANYICIERLNKCDRLEGDEEGNLALLFLRRLAEKGEYGDIENISYFIVKRFNLERYFKDVTCDSDSCNLEKCIKPCYLRKRYNELPTENITVINHSLLACWPYTEKKKINHLIIDEGHNLMEKCYDFFAEEFTSSEFLESLDMIDKGHPNIIGLLLNLNASFGFRETIEKDKIIYLVNEIIVNLNILMNDFRTMRLVSGEYDFNTEFFIPRDDLKTMTKCLQPEISALKESIYPLYKMLNTYVSNIVLDDEVTGDNDYKNINDYIIKLKGTFDMLDKFLEASTFFAKILEIDKEYDEFRLKTVPLNVGELVNEHMLKDVKSTTFLSATLRIENSFNRIKKHLGQEKANDFLIPPVFDLKKQTKIFALTDMGRYDDANYIKRISNFIYETSKKLSGHVLVLFNNNIRRNGVYEELEMLTRGSKIEVHTNKKSINILNDKNRQAIILGTKGFFEGIDVPGDGLSCVMLDKLPNHSPEYPILRAVTTYQHKMYQDFNYPQLCIKVKQIYGRLVRSTFDYGYFIILDPGENQYTLRNLQRDLGGPVIESTTSLKVLEGMESDYNNWKKRNLNIMIKKLQREKKDIGVEFEGESKKHKMFWELEGVENGIYNFKNINYELKGKL comes from the coding sequence ATGTCAGAGGAGTTAAAAAGTATATTAGACAATGTAATATATCTTGATATAGAGACAACAGGTCTTGACGAAACGAGCAGTGAAATTATTGAAATAGGTGCAATAAAATTTAAAGATAATACAATTACAACATTTGAAACTCTTATAAGACCTAGGGGACGTGTTCCAATTGGCATTTATAATTTATGTACAGGTTTAAGTAAAGAAGAACTTTATAGTGCACCATCTCTTGGAAATGTAAGAGAAAGCCTTTCGCAGTTTTTAGAAGATCTTCCTCTAATATGTCATAATGGAAATTTTGAAAAGAAGTTTTTTAGATATCATCTTCCACAGATTAAAAATACAATAATGGATTCAATGGAACTTGCAGCAATCCTTGAACCCTATCATAAAGAATATAATCTAAATGCACTTATGAAGACTGTTACAGATATGAATAAAAATGAAATTCACAGAGGACTTGATGATTCTATAAACACACTAAAGGTTGTAAACAGTCTTTTGTGCAGACTTTGGAGCAGTGAAGAAAAGAAAGGAAAAAAGAGAACTTTATATGAAAATATAAATAAATATTATCCGTATCTAAAAAAATGGTCATGGAATAAACATCTTTTAAAGCCTCCATTTTTTATTTACGATGATTACGATTATGTATCATATAAAGATAAGAAAGAAAATGAAACTTTCCTTGAGCCATTAAAAATTGATTATAAAAAGTATGAGGAACTTTTAAAGGACGAGAAGATATGGAATAATGGTGGAGACTTTGGATACACTTATAGAAAAAATCAGCTGGAATTTTCAAAAAAGATTCGTGAAAATTATGAAAAAGGCGAAAGAATATTTATTGAAGCACCTACAGGTAGTGGAAAGACCTTTGCATACGTTATTATTGCAGCAATCGGTACATATTTAAATTCTCTTAAGAAAAGAAAAGATGATGCAAGCTTCATAATATCAACTAACACAAAGGAACTTCAAAATCAGCTTATAGAACGTGACATACCAAATATTTTAAAAAAGCTTTGTCTTTATGATAAGCTTAAGTTTGGTGCCATGAAAGGAAAGGCAAATTACATATGCATAGAACGCTTAAATAAATGCGACAGGCTTGAAGGTGATGAAGAGGGAAACCTGGCACTTCTTTTTCTTAGAAGGCTTGCAGAAAAAGGTGAGTATGGCGACATAGAAAATATAAGCTATTTTATAGTAAAGCGCTTTAACCTTGAAAGATATTTTAAAGATGTAACTTGTGACAGTGATTCTTGTAATCTTGAAAAATGCATAAAGCCATGCTATTTGAGAAAGAGATATAATGAACTTCCAACTGAAAATATAACTGTTATTAATCATTCGCTTCTTGCATGCTGGCCATATACTGAAAAGAAAAAGATTAATCATCTTATTATAGATGAGGGCCATAATCTTATGGAAAAGTGTTATGATTTTTTTGCAGAAGAATTTACAAGTAGCGAATTTCTTGAAAGCCTGGATATGATTGATAAGGGACATCCAAATATAATAGGGCTTCTTTTGAATTTAAATGCATCCTTTGGATTCAGGGAAACGATTGAAAAAGATAAGATTATTTATCTTGTAAATGAAATAATAGTAAATTTAAATATACTTATGAATGATTTTAGAACCATGAGGCTTGTTAGCGGAGAATATGATTTCAATACTGAGTTTTTTATTCCACGTGATGACTTAAAGACCATGACTAAATGTCTTCAGCCAGAAATAAGTGCATTAAAAGAAAGTATATATCCTCTTTATAAAATGCTTAATACATATGTATCAAATATTGTTCTTGATGATGAAGTTACAGGTGATAATGATTATAAGAATATAAATGATTATATTATAAAATTAAAAGGAACTTTTGATATGCTCGATAAGTTTCTTGAAGCATCAACTTTCTTTGCTAAAATCCTTGAAATTGATAAAGAATATGATGAGTTTAGATTAAAGACAGTTCCTTTAAATGTGGGTGAACTTGTTAATGAACATATGCTTAAAGATGTTAAGAGCACAACATTTTTATCAGCTACACTACGTATAGAAAACTCATTTAACAGGATAAAAAAGCATCTTGGCCAGGAAAAAGCAAATGATTTTTTAATACCACCTGTGTTTGATTTAAAGAAACAGACAAAGATTTTTGCACTTACAGATATGGGACGTTATGATGATGCAAATTACATAAAGCGAATTTCAAATTTTATTTATGAAACAAGTAAGAAGCTTAGTGGACATGTACTTGTCTTATTTAATAATAATATAAGGCGAAATGGTGTATATGAAGAACTAGAAATGCTTACAAGGGGAAGCAAGATAGAAGTTCATACAAACAAAAAATCAATTAATATATTAAATGATAAGAACAGACAGGCAATAATACTTGGAACAAAGGGATTTTTTGAAGGAATAGATGTACCTGGAGACGGTCTGTCATGTGTAATGCTTGATAAACTTCCTAACCATAGCCCAGAGTATCCAATTTTAAGAGCAGTTACAACATATCAGCATAAGATGTATCAGGATTTTAATTATCCTCAGCTTTGTATTAAGGTAAAGCAGATTTATGGAAGGCTTGTACGAAGTACTTTTGATTATGGCTACTTTATAATACTTGATCCAGGAGAAAATCAATATACACTAAGAAATCTTCAACGTGATTTAGGAGGACCTGTTATAGAGAGTACTACGTCACTTAAAGTATTAGAAGGAATGGAAAGTGATTATAATAATTGGAAGAAACGTAATCTTAACATAATGATAAAGAAGCTTCAGCGTGAAAAAAAAGACATAGGCGTAGAGTTTGAAGGAGAATCTAAGAAACATAAGATGTTCTGGGAACTTGAAGGTGTGGAAAATGGAATTTATAATTTTAAGAATATAAATTATGAACTTAAGGGAAAACTTTAA
- a CDS encoding YvrJ family protein encodes MDINELVSLIGNVGFPVAVSTYLLVRLEKQIQSLTTSITRLNTIISARLGVLIDSSCETEQK; translated from the coding sequence ATGGATATTAATGAACTTGTAAGCCTTATAGGTAATGTTGGATTTCCTGTTGCAGTAAGTACGTATCTTCTTGTACGTCTTGAAAAACAGATTCAAAGCCTTACAACATCAATAACAAGACTTAATACCATAATTTCTGCAAGGCTTGGAGTCTTAATTGACAGCAGCTGTGAAACTGAACAAAAATAA
- a CDS encoding PadR family transcriptional regulator, which yields MENITEMLKGVLEGCILEIISHEEIYGYEITRRLNALGFSDVVDGTVYTILVRLEKNKLVEVTKKKSDMGPPRKFFTLNDAGHEELEKFWSKWEFVSTRINKLKKYSVGD from the coding sequence ATGGAAAATATAACGGAAATGTTAAAAGGAGTGCTTGAAGGATGTATTCTTGAAATTATTAGCCATGAAGAAATATATGGTTATGAAATTACTAGAAGATTAAATGCACTTGGTTTTTCAGATGTTGTAGATGGAACAGTTTATACAATATTAGTACGACTTGAAAAAAATAAGTTGGTAGAAGTTACAAAAAAGAAATCTGATATGGGACCACCGAGAAAATTTTTTACTCTTAATGATGCAGGTCATGAAGAACTAGAAAAGTTCTGGTCAAAGTGGGAGTTTGTTTCAACAAGGATTAATAAATTAAAGAAATATAGTGTAGGAGATTAA
- a CDS encoding sigma-70 family RNA polymerase sigma factor, with protein sequence MDYAYIENLVLKSKAHDINSKEKILEEFRPFIIRTSKNIFIDGYTFDDVVNECYKTLFACIKSYDSQTHRFVAYATISIKNNIHYLLRKSIKRRNSEGKEALVLDDSLTHVLKSNDDIENTVLENLLYDSLKKAIDALTDDEKELINCIYYEGNSIKTYAQMKNISYFNVFHARKKIFNKLHTFMG encoded by the coding sequence ATGGATTACGCATATATTGAAAACCTTGTATTAAAATCAAAAGCACATGATATAAATTCAAAAGAAAAAATTCTTGAAGAATTCAGACCTTTTATAATTAGAACATCTAAAAATATATTTATAGATGGATACACCTTTGATGATGTTGTAAATGAGTGTTACAAAACATTGTTTGCATGTATAAAATCTTACGATTCTCAAACTCATAGATTTGTAGCTTATGCAACAATAAGCATAAAAAATAATATTCATTATCTTCTTCGTAAAAGCATAAAACGTAGAAATTCAGAGGGAAAAGAAGCTCTTGTTTTAGATGATTCACTTACTCATGTTCTAAAAAGTAATGATGATATTGAAAATACTGTTTTAGAAAACCTTCTTTATGATTCATTAAAGAAAGCTATTGATGCTCTTACAGATGATGAAAAAGAACTTATTAATTGCATTTATTATGAGGGAAATAGCATAAAGACATATGCACAGATGAAAAATATATCCTATTTTAACGTGTTTCATGCAAGAAAGAAAATATTCAATAAACTTCATACCTTTATGGGATAG
- a CDS encoding DUF3267 domain-containing protein: MKYIKKIPPTDSDFSNMLISTGWKKIKEPSNLNEAILQSIPFMIINGIIFMVIAYFIYPPIEEFINSKNSISITLNINIMTLIYIAITFLFMTIHELIHACFIPDFLKSDKTYWGINVLFGFVCTTEKIKKSRYIIISIMPFILLSIIFPLILSTFGLLNEFILFLCLLNAMGSCIDFLNIWNILRQAPNGSYIVNNGGETYYNK, from the coding sequence ATGAAATATATAAAGAAAATACCACCTACAGATAGTGATTTTAGTAATATGTTGATATCAACGGGCTGGAAGAAAATAAAAGAACCTTCAAACCTAAACGAGGCAATCTTGCAGTCAATACCTTTTATGATTATAAATGGTATTATTTTCATGGTGATTGCATATTTTATATACCCACCAATAGAAGAGTTTATAAATAGCAAGAACAGTATTAGTATCACATTAAATATAAATATCATGACGCTGATATATATTGCTATTACTTTTTTATTCATGACAATACATGAATTAATTCATGCATGCTTCATACCTGATTTCTTGAAGTCAGATAAGACATATTGGGGAATAAATGTGCTTTTTGGTTTTGTTTGTACTACTGAAAAAATCAAGAAGAGTAGATACATAATTATTTCTATAATGCCATTTATTTTATTATCAATTATATTTCCATTAATACTAAGTACTTTTGGGCTATTGAATGAGTTTATATTATTTTTATGCTTATTAAATGCAATGGGCTCGTGTATAGATTTCTTAAATATATGGAATATATTAAGACAAGCTCCAAATGGTTCTTATATTGTAAACAATGGTGGTGAAACATATTACAACAAGTGA
- a CDS encoding DUF2922 domain-containing protein, translating to MEYILTLTFMTETGKKNSLTISGVKEDVTSEQANALMDNILANDIFETKNGAYVSKVEAKLTERKITTFDAE from the coding sequence ATGGAATATATTTTAACTTTAACTTTCATGACTGAAACTGGTAAGAAAAATTCTCTTACTATCTCTGGTGTTAAGGAAGATGTAACTTCAGAGCAGGCAAATGCCCTTATGGATAACATTCTTGCTAATGATATCTTTGAAACAAAAAACGGTGCTTATGTAAGCAAAGTTGAAGCTAAGCTTACTGAAAGAAAAATCACAACTTTTGATGCAGAGTAA
- a CDS encoding DUF1659 domain-containing protein, protein MAVNKIAESASFSIEVRKGTDALGNPTYSKKSFSNVKDGADPEKVLAVANAVKSVLSDETRNVYMTVSDQLVQA, encoded by the coding sequence ATGGCAGTTAACAAAATCGCTGAAAGCGCAAGTTTTTCAATCGAAGTAAGAAAGGGTACTGATGCTCTTGGTAATCCTACTTACAGCAAAAAATCTTTTTCTAATGTAAAAGACGGTGCAGATCCTGAAAAGGTACTTGCTGTTGCAAATGCAGTTAAATCAGTGTTATCTGATGAGACTAGAAATGTCTATATGACTGTAAGTGATCAGTTAGTTCAAGCATAA
- a CDS encoding AAA family ATPase gives MIIWINGAFGSGKSTTAELLHSKIEISHIYDPEQVGYFLWDSFPIGIKEKGDFQELEIWRSINYQIIKHMHDNYNGILIIPMTITNIDYYNQIIGNLIKDGVKVYHFILNVDKDNIKHRLISRGEFENSWAEQQIDRCLQAFKSTINGEKIDTNNLNVEQVVNIIITKIIY, from the coding sequence ATGATAATATGGATAAATGGCGCTTTTGGTAGTGGGAAAAGTACAACAGCAGAATTATTACATTCAAAGATAGAGATTTCTCATATATATGATCCAGAACAAGTAGGATATTTTTTATGGGATAGCTTTCCAATAGGCATTAAAGAAAAAGGTGATTTTCAAGAACTTGAAATATGGCGTAGTATAAATTATCAAATAATAAAGCACATGCATGACAATTATAATGGAATTCTAATTATTCCCATGACTATTACAAATATAGATTACTATAATCAAATAATAGGAAATTTAATTAAAGATGGTGTTAAGGTTTATCATTTTATTCTTAATGTTGACAAAGACAATATTAAGCATCGATTAATCAGTAGAGGTGAATTTGAAAATTCATGGGCTGAGCAACAGATTGATAGATGTTTGCAAGCATTTAAAAGTACTATTAACGGTGAAAAAATCGATACGAACAATTTAAATGTTGAACAAGTAGTAAATATTATTATAACGAAAATAATTTATTAA
- a CDS encoding GNAT family N-acetyltransferase, giving the protein MIIETNRLILREYTLDDFDNLYEIVSDPETMRHYPKPFDEERTRDWIEWNLENYKNYGFGLWVVTLKETGEFIGDCGISIQNIDGELLPEIGYHIHKKYWRRGFGSEAARAVRDWAFENTDYNCIYSYMKYTNVGSYSTAIANGMRKVKEYQDEKNKISYAYAITRDEWKLL; this is encoded by the coding sequence GTGATTATTGAAACAAATAGATTGATTTTAAGGGAGTATACATTAGATGATTTTGATAATTTATATGAGATAGTATCAGACCCTGAAACCATGAGGCATTATCCAAAGCCGTTTGATGAAGAACGTACAAGAGATTGGATTGAATGGAATCTTGAAAATTATAAAAATTATGGTTTTGGTTTGTGGGTTGTTACTTTAAAGGAAACAGGTGAATTTATAGGTGATTGCGGCATATCAATTCAGAATATTGATGGGGAACTATTACCTGAGATTGGTTATCACATACACAAGAAATATTGGAGAAGAGGTTTTGGGAGTGAAGCAGCTAGAGCCGTAAGGGATTGGGCATTTGAGAATACAGATTACAATTGTATTTATTCTTATATGAAGTATACAAATGTTGGTTCATATTCTACTGCTATTGCAAATGGTATGAGGAAGGTAAAAGAATATCAAGATGAAAAGAATAAGATTTCATATGCATATGCAATAACGCGGGATGAATGGAAGTTACTATAA
- a CDS encoding GNAT family N-acetyltransferase, whose translation MNPYVECPTIKTKSFTIRLIRESDRKSLFRCYNDKRAVECMNDDNCDFSFYVDSEEKMQETIGYWINFYQKKYFVRFSIVDNATEEAVGTIEGFSGETGVLRVDICSEYEKACYLSELFNFARDNFYEFFGNEYIVTKAISKALERREALVNNRWESIDTYRDYRDYYRIKLI comes from the coding sequence ATGAATCCATATGTAGAATGCCCAACAATAAAAACAAAGAGCTTTACAATTAGACTTATTAGAGAGTCTGATAGAAAATCACTTTTTAGATGCTATAATGACAAAAGAGCAGTTGAATGTATGAATGATGATAATTGTGACTTTAGTTTTTATGTTGATTCTGAGGAGAAGATGCAAGAGACAATTGGCTATTGGATTAATTTTTACCAAAAGAAATATTTTGTTAGGTTTTCTATAGTTGATAATGCAACAGAAGAGGCTGTAGGTACAATAGAGGGCTTTAGTGGTGAAACAGGGGTTCTACGTGTAGATATTTGTAGTGAATATGAGAAAGCATGCTATCTATCTGAACTATTCAATTTTGCAAGAGATAATTTCTATGAATTCTTTGGTAATGAATATATAGTAACAAAGGCTATTTCTAAGGCATTAGAGCGTCGTGAGGCTTTGGTAAACAATAGATGGGAGAGCATTGATACATACAGAGATTATCGTGATTATTATAGGATTAAACTGATTTAG
- a CDS encoding DUF1048 domain-containing protein: protein MSIKDIIKGKKEWRAHMARVKMLPKDYQIVYEEIQKYLFKAGPVELTEDIDLLVGIVDLFEEGAELQKNVLEVTGSDVAAFCDDLIKYSKTNTDI, encoded by the coding sequence ATGAGCATAAAAGATATAATAAAAGGAAAAAAAGAATGGAGAGCCCACATGGCTCGTGTAAAAATGTTACCAAAAGATTATCAAATTGTTTATGAGGAAATTCAAAAATATCTTTTTAAAGCAGGGCCTGTTGAGTTAACAGAAGACATAGATTTACTTGTTGGCATTGTTGATCTTTTCGAAGAAGGAGCAGAATTGCAGAAAAATGTGTTAGAGGTGACTGGGAGTGATGTAGCTGCTTTTTGTGACGATTTAATAAAATATTCAAAGACTAATACTGATATATAA
- a CDS encoding DUF1048 domain-containing protein encodes MNFWDKITGNDITKEIKSFEFRVKKLPNDYQVEWEKIKSNIWEESDFSGRNIIPILEGVLSFLEERAADGFSVDVVLGEDMREFCSELALEYNGKSFRDKWRKQLNSNISKKLGK; translated from the coding sequence ATGAATTTTTGGGATAAAATCACTGGAAATGACATAACTAAAGAAATTAAGTCTTTTGAATTTAGAGTTAAAAAGCTACCCAATGATTATCAAGTGGAATGGGAAAAAATTAAATCTAATATTTGGGAAGAATCTGATTTTAGTGGGCGTAATATCATACCAATTCTTGAAGGAGTGCTTAGTTTCTTAGAGGAAAGAGCTGCTGATGGTTTTAGTGTAGACGTAGTTTTAGGTGAAGATATGAGAGAGTTCTGTTCAGAACTAGCTTTGGAATATAACGGGAAGTCTTTTCGTGATAAGTGGAGAAAGCAGCTCAACAGTAATATTTCTAAAAAGTTAGGCAAATAG